One genomic window of Pecten maximus chromosome 3, xPecMax1.1, whole genome shotgun sequence includes the following:
- the LOC117324330 gene encoding regulator of G-protein signaling loco-like, with protein MYLDITFSSGGGVFKRRKSISAKCVLDITLNPGLTGASIERVDQFNNVLKKRNNRRRKSSEHIQLKKLAKNNASCLSDLHQSLAAIEIETCNRLSTTCSEDDIYSHDSDEETVGYISSWAVSFDKLLQCVAGVSVFTEFLRKEFSEENILFWRTCEQYKSICDPDQMKAAAKDIYSKYISEIAIEAVNVDHTTRQQVESELLNPSPSMFDQPQQDVYRLMKTDSYRRFLKSELYKTYLMREMNNEPLGLPKDDFRGILGNKEQRDKKRMTKGKGRLSLLPWKQKQMKQAIKAKSDSDLKKNNCSVPGNKTISDSDLKTHRCISVSSDSVNSVTSTRPGLAIDLETIHKEMKANNKEDTSDIKDDYHFCRVILPDGSTTVVSAKPGQTIETVLGRLCTKRSIPFKAIDVFLAGSAKSLNLTEDISTLASQEIVINRRVMFCVELPNGKSIGVKTKPHRSIGEVLEPVLRKHGVKLYQVCVQLSGHRRMLDINLEANVSTIDNRRLLLKQEIVPVVNKRRSSIVGFISGRKDNKNSETEVKTLLESDV; from the exons ATGTATTTGGACATAACATTTAGTTCAGGTGGTGGTGTGTTTAAACGCCGCAAGTCCATCAGTGCCAAGTGTGTACTGGACATCACCCTTAACCCAGGATTAACAGGAGCTTCTATTGAAAGAGTTGACCAGTTTAATAATGTCTTAAAGAAGCGAAACAACAGACGAAGGAAGAGTTCAGAACACATACAGCTGAAGAAACTGGCTAAAAATAACGCTAGTTGTCTGTCGGATTTACATCAGTCCCTGGCAGCCATCGAGATAGAAACCTGTAATCGCCTTTCCACGACATGTAGCGAGGATGATATTTACAGCCATGACAGTGACGAGGAGACTGTTGGATACATATCATCGTGGGCAGTCTCCTTTGATAAACTACTGCAATGTGTTGCTGGTGTCTCAGTTTTCACAGAATTTCTCAGAAAAGAATTCAGTGAGGAAAATATTCTTTTTTGGAGGACTTGTGAACAATACAAGAGCATTTGTGATCCTGATCAGATGAAAGCTGCAGCTAAAGACATTTATAGCAAGTACATATCGGAGATTGCCATTGAGGCTGTGAATGTTGATCATACTACCAGACAGCAGGTCGAGTCTGAACTTCTTAATCCTAGTCCATCAATGTTCGATCAACCGCAGCAGGATGTATACAGGCTTATGAAAACAGACAGTTATCGAAGATTTCTCAAATCTGAGTTGTACAAAACATATCTGATGCGCGAGATGAACAATGAACCTCTCGGTCTTCCTAAGGATGACTTTAGGGGGATTCTGGGTAACAAAGAACAAAGAGATAAGAAAAGGATGACAAAAGGAAAGGGACGCTTGTCACTGTTGCCATGgaaacagaaacaaatgaaacaaGCCATTAAAGCAAAATCTGATTCAGATCTGAAGAAAAATAACTGCAGTGTTCCAGGAAACAAAACAATCTCCGACTCCGATCTGAAGACTCATCGTTGTATCTCCGTCTCCTCGGATTCTGTCAACAGTGTGACCTCAACACGACCTGGACTGGCTATTGACCTTGAAACCATTCACAAGGAAATGAAGGCCAACAACAAAGAG GATACCAGTGATATCAAAGATGATTACCATTTCTGCCGAGTGATCTTACCAGATGGTTCGACGACTGTGGTTAGTGCTAAGCCAGGTCAGACCATCGAAACAGTGCTAGGACGACTTTGTACCAAACGGAGCATCCCTTTCAAAGCGATTGACGTTTTCCTTGCTGGGTCAGCAAAGTCTTTGAACCTCACAGAAGACATCTCCACGCTGGCATCACAAGAGATCGTGATTAACAGGCGTGTAATGTTTTGTGTCGAACTTCCGAACGGAAAATCCATTGGAGTAAAGACAAAGCCTCATCGTTCCATCGGAGAGGTGTTGGAACCTGTCCTCAGGAAACACGGTGTAAAGTTATATCAGGTGTGTGTCCAACTGTCAGGACACAGGAGGATGCTAGATATCAACCTTGAAGCTAACGTGTCGACCATAGACAATCGCCGTCTGCTTCTTAAACAGGAGATTGTACCAGTGGTGAACAAACGAAGATCCTCCATCGTAGGTTTTATCTCGGGGAGGAAGGACAATAAAAACAGTGAAACTGAGGTTAAAACACTACTGGAGAGTGATGTGTGA